One Kitasatospora sp. NBC_01287 DNA window includes the following coding sequences:
- a CDS encoding rhodanese-like domain-containing protein, translating to MEERGEQVTAMSPVRWADPERQRLEERVAATELAWLTLEVDVETLRVEIDNFALIHHERLGPLYARIDELEALVAEAVAVRTGSPEDLRRAADARRLVDELPDLDALFDSVRQAEQRAAGAADAGAAGAAGAGGTGGSDDPAGPAEPPRRVRPGKEAQRLYRELARRAHPDLSTDPADQQRRSAFIARANEAYARGDAAALTALSEEWSTAPESAPDLTAPDRGAWLSQRLDWLGARIAELATEQVRLESTAMGSLLAMAPGDPDQLLAELAEQLLAKAADQQAELARLLAQPAPADPAPADPAPADPVPAGSVPAGSADSSVDNEAPTPTPVQESPSMFQQIPTVQVETIPADAVLVDVREQDEWDAGHAEGALHIPIGDFIARLGEVPGDVPLYVVCRVGGRSAQVVQYLVGQQEREAYNVDGGMFAWAQAGRPMVSGRGEAAYVL from the coding sequence ATGGAAGAGCGAGGCGAGCAGGTGACCGCGATGAGTCCGGTCCGCTGGGCGGACCCGGAGCGGCAGCGGCTGGAGGAGCGGGTCGCGGCCACCGAACTGGCCTGGCTGACCCTGGAGGTCGACGTCGAGACCCTGCGGGTCGAGATCGACAACTTCGCGCTGATCCACCACGAGCGGCTGGGGCCGCTCTACGCCCGGATCGATGAGCTGGAGGCGCTGGTCGCCGAGGCGGTGGCGGTGCGCACCGGCAGCCCCGAGGACCTGCGCCGGGCGGCGGACGCGCGCCGCCTGGTGGACGAACTGCCGGACCTGGACGCGCTCTTCGACAGCGTGCGGCAGGCCGAGCAACGGGCTGCCGGGGCTGCTGATGCCGGTGCCGCGGGTGCCGCGGGTGCGGGTGGGACCGGTGGGAGCGACGACCCGGCGGGCCCCGCCGAGCCGCCGCGGCGGGTGCGGCCCGGCAAGGAGGCCCAGCGGCTCTACCGCGAACTGGCCCGCCGGGCCCACCCCGACCTCTCCACCGACCCGGCCGACCAGCAGCGCCGCTCGGCCTTCATCGCCCGGGCCAACGAGGCCTACGCGCGCGGTGACGCGGCGGCGCTGACCGCGCTGAGCGAGGAGTGGTCCACCGCGCCGGAGTCGGCCCCCGACCTCACCGCGCCCGACCGCGGTGCCTGGCTGTCGCAGCGCCTCGACTGGCTGGGCGCGCGGATCGCCGAGCTGGCCACCGAGCAGGTCCGGTTGGAGTCCACCGCGATGGGCTCGCTGCTGGCCATGGCGCCGGGCGACCCGGACCAGCTGCTGGCCGAGCTGGCCGAGCAGCTGCTCGCCAAGGCCGCCGACCAGCAGGCCGAACTGGCCCGGCTGCTGGCCCAGCCGGCGCCCGCCGATCCGGCGCCCGCCGATCCGGCGCCCGCCGATCCGGTGCCCGCTGGTTCGGTGCCCGCTGGTTCGGCGGACAGTTCAGTGGACAATGAGGCACCGACGCCGACACCCGTACAGGAGAGCCCGAGCATGTTCCAGCAGATCCCCACCGTCCAGGTCGAGACGATCCCCGCCGACGCGGTGCTGGTCGACGTGCGCGAGCAGGACGAGTGGGACGCGGGCCACGCCGAAGGCGCGCTGCACATCCCGATCGGCGACTTCATCGCCCGGCTCGGCGAGGTGCCCGGCGACGTCCCGCTGTACGTGGTCTGCCGGGTCGGCGGCCGCTCCGCGCAGGTGGTGCAGTACCTGGTGGGCCAGCAGGAGCGGGAGGCCTACAACGTGGACGGCGGCATGTTCGCCTGGGCCCAGGCCGGCCGGCCGATGGTGAGCGGCCGGGGCGAAGCGGCATACGTGCTGTAG
- a CDS encoding response regulator transcription factor: MTAIRVLIVDDELLVRSGLGMIVGSAPDLELVGGCSGGEAEEQVKRLRPHVVLLDVRMPDLDGISVLRRLRALPDPPAVSMLTTFDTDEYIGTALRAGAAGFLLKDTAPEQLVHAVRILAAGGSMLSPAVTRTVIGGYVESGGPDSGALALVRLLTGRELDVLALLGEGLANAEIAERLFLGTGTVKDHISAILGKLGVANRVQAAVIAHRAGLVRPGGP, from the coding sequence GTGACAGCGATCCGCGTGCTGATCGTGGACGACGAGCTGCTGGTCCGCTCGGGTCTGGGAATGATCGTCGGTTCGGCGCCCGACCTGGAGCTGGTCGGGGGCTGCAGCGGCGGCGAGGCCGAGGAACAGGTGAAGCGGCTGCGGCCGCACGTGGTGCTGCTGGACGTGCGGATGCCCGATCTGGACGGCATCTCGGTGCTGCGCCGGCTGCGTGCGCTGCCCGACCCGCCGGCCGTCTCGATGCTCACCACCTTCGACACCGACGAGTACATCGGCACCGCGCTGCGGGCCGGGGCGGCCGGCTTCCTGCTCAAGGACACCGCCCCCGAGCAGCTGGTGCACGCGGTGCGGATCCTGGCGGCCGGCGGCAGCATGCTCTCGCCCGCGGTGACCCGCACGGTGATCGGCGGCTACGTGGAGAGCGGCGGCCCGGACTCCGGCGCGCTCGCCCTGGTCCGGCTGCTGACCGGCCGCGAGCTGGACGTGCTGGCGCTGCTCGGTGAGGGCCTGGCCAACGCCGAGATCGCCGAGCGGCTCTTCCTGGGCACCGGCACGGTCAAGGACCACATCAGCGCGATCCTCGGCAAGCTCGGCGTGGCCAACCGGGTGCAGGCGGCCGTGATCGCGCACCGCGCCGGGCTGGTCCGGCCCGGCGGCCCGTGA
- a CDS encoding SpoIIE family protein phosphatase, which yields MADDPNSTSDTSAEQPRALGSVVAAAPTVEAEPTEQPSGVVAMVRLAAVLIDPDGRIALWNRGAEELFGHRTEVVQGRTASGLLPAVEPRSLAEAPMAAGRRCDAFDTLDDLTRTGAWAGLMPATDREERSRSVLWWAYPLVEPDGRSLLALAADARPLRARGPRIAIGRRLLPYAAAEGGQGDFHRISAALGPTAPGGAGALAPLLPRIGAARLRVMLRRIAAAGAPALWVDAGTRLPVVPYEPLSAGVAQLAAGLGRRYPTAQQRSAAAGGQLGLRVVPEPRPAVRPEPRGTATAPAPALFPAPRPAAPGTDPTEGAPLTTDQQPGTPLCPAQPATSTLPAPAPGDRPRLTVDQLTPLLTNGQAGEQLALLNEVGGKVGTTLDLDTTARELCQVLVPRVADFACVDLLDRLISDAELPDEQPDDDTMLRRVARSYHESSGTWSHVLDEGALLAMPRSTPPGMALQRNQPVLVPVVGEDLAVDYAAALGGGPSLVPVVSGRSMLVLPLSARGTVLGILKLLRLPDRAPFDEADAATLRELAARAALSLDNARLHRAESKMATTLQRSMIPTRPPQIPGVQIAHRYLPGDRRAEVGGDWFDAIQLPGSRVALVVGDVMGHGLHSAAAMGRFRTAMQTLAALDLPPGQLLRHLDNLAQKIGDDHLATCLYAVYDPINRTCELASAGHVPPVLVHPDGTGELLEIPAGAPIGVGGVPFVAKKIDVVDGSMLVMCTDGLVEVRGGDIGAGLAALCGNLIDPKRTPDEACDTVLDRLHSEDRKDDVALLVARFDGVAETEVATWTLAVDKAEVRRARRLVRDQLAAWQLTALSDTTELLVSELVTNAVRVARDYVQLQLIRVDKLLVEVSDDNHNLPSLEPAEEMDENGRGLNMVSKLAERWGTARKAVGKVVWFEQPLPRG from the coding sequence ATGGCGGACGACCCGAACTCAACATCGGACACCTCGGCGGAGCAGCCCCGCGCCCTCGGCTCGGTCGTGGCGGCAGCGCCGACGGTCGAGGCCGAGCCCACCGAACAGCCCTCGGGCGTGGTGGCGATGGTGCGGCTGGCGGCCGTGCTGATCGACCCGGACGGCCGGATCGCGCTGTGGAACCGCGGCGCGGAGGAGCTCTTCGGCCACCGCACCGAGGTGGTCCAGGGCCGCACCGCCAGCGGGCTGCTGCCCGCCGTGGAGCCGCGCTCGCTCGCCGAGGCGCCGATGGCCGCCGGGCGCCGCTGCGACGCCTTCGACACCCTGGACGACCTGACCCGCACCGGTGCCTGGGCCGGGCTGATGCCGGCCACCGACCGCGAGGAGCGCTCCCGCTCGGTGCTCTGGTGGGCCTACCCGCTGGTCGAGCCGGACGGCCGCAGCCTGCTGGCGCTGGCCGCCGACGCCCGCCCGCTGCGCGCCCGCGGCCCGCGGATCGCGATCGGCCGCCGGCTGCTGCCGTACGCGGCGGCCGAGGGCGGCCAGGGCGACTTCCACCGGATCTCCGCCGCGCTGGGCCCCACCGCGCCCGGCGGGGCGGGTGCGCTCGCCCCGCTGCTGCCCCGGATCGGCGCGGCCCGGCTGCGGGTGATGCTGCGCCGGATCGCCGCCGCCGGGGCCCCCGCGCTCTGGGTGGACGCCGGCACCCGGCTGCCGGTGGTCCCCTACGAGCCGCTCTCCGCCGGCGTGGCGCAGCTGGCCGCCGGGCTCGGCCGCCGCTACCCGACCGCGCAGCAGCGCTCCGCCGCGGCCGGCGGCCAGCTCGGTCTGCGGGTGGTCCCCGAGCCGCGCCCCGCGGTGCGCCCGGAGCCGCGCGGCACGGCCACCGCCCCCGCCCCCGCCCTCTTCCCGGCCCCGCGCCCGGCCGCCCCGGGCACCGACCCGACCGAGGGAGCACCCCTGACGACCGATCAGCAACCCGGCACACCGCTCTGCCCCGCCCAACCCGCCACGTCCACCCTGCCCGCCCCGGCGCCCGGCGACCGCCCCCGGCTGACGGTCGACCAGCTGACCCCGCTGCTGACCAACGGCCAGGCCGGCGAGCAACTGGCCCTGCTCAACGAGGTCGGCGGCAAGGTCGGCACCACGCTCGACCTGGACACCACCGCCCGCGAGCTCTGCCAGGTGCTGGTCCCCCGGGTGGCCGACTTCGCCTGCGTCGACCTGCTGGACCGGCTGATCTCGGACGCCGAGCTGCCCGACGAGCAGCCGGACGACGACACCATGCTGCGCCGGGTGGCCCGCAGCTACCACGAGTCCTCCGGCACCTGGTCGCACGTGCTGGACGAGGGCGCGCTGCTGGCCATGCCGCGCAGCACTCCGCCGGGCATGGCGCTGCAGCGCAACCAGCCGGTGCTGGTCCCGGTCGTCGGCGAGGACCTCGCGGTGGACTACGCCGCCGCGCTCGGCGGCGGCCCGAGCCTGGTCCCGGTGGTCTCCGGCCGCTCGATGCTGGTGCTGCCGCTCTCCGCCCGCGGCACCGTGCTCGGCATCCTCAAGCTGCTGCGGCTGCCCGACCGCGCCCCGTTCGACGAGGCGGACGCGGCCACCCTGCGCGAGCTGGCCGCCCGGGCCGCCCTCTCGCTGGACAACGCCCGGCTGCACCGGGCCGAGTCCAAGATGGCCACCACCCTGCAGCGCTCGATGATCCCGACCCGCCCGCCGCAGATCCCCGGTGTCCAGATCGCCCACCGCTACCTGCCCGGCGACCGACGGGCCGAGGTCGGCGGCGACTGGTTCGACGCGATCCAGCTGCCCGGCAGCCGGGTGGCCCTGGTGGTCGGCGACGTGATGGGCCACGGCCTGCACTCGGCCGCCGCGATGGGCCGCTTCCGCACCGCGATGCAGACCCTGGCCGCGCTCGACCTGCCGCCCGGCCAGCTGCTGCGCCACCTGGACAACCTGGCCCAGAAGATCGGCGACGACCACCTGGCCACCTGCCTGTACGCGGTCTACGACCCGATCAACCGCACCTGCGAGCTGGCCAGCGCCGGCCATGTGCCGCCGGTGCTGGTGCACCCGGACGGCACGGGGGAGCTGCTGGAGATCCCGGCCGGCGCCCCGATCGGGGTGGGCGGGGTGCCGTTCGTGGCCAAGAAGATCGACGTGGTGGACGGCTCGATGCTGGTCATGTGCACCGACGGCCTGGTCGAGGTGCGCGGCGGTGACATAGGAGCCGGCCTGGCGGCGCTCTGCGGGAACCTGATCGACCCCAAGCGGACGCCCGACGAGGCCTGCGACACGGTGCTGGACCGGCTGCACTCGGAGGACCGCAAGGACGACGTGGCGCTGCTGGTGGCCCGCTTCGACGGGGTGGCCGAGACCGAGGTGGCCACCTGGACACTGGCCGTCGACAAGGCCGAGGTGCGCCGGGCCCGCCGGCTGGTCCGCGACCAGCTGGCCGCCTGGCAGCTGACCGCGCTCAGCGACACCACCGAGCTGCTGGTCAGCGAGCTGGTCACCAACGCGGTCCGGGTGGCCAGGGACTACGTCCAGTTGCAGCTGATCCGGGTGGACAAGCTGCTGGTCGAGGTCAGCGACGACAACCACAACCTGCCCTCGCTGGAGCCCGCCGAGGAGATGGACGAGAACGGGCGCGGCCTCAACATGGTGAGCAAGCTCGCCGAGCGCTGGGGCACCGCCCGCAAGGCGGTCGGCAAGGTGGTCTGGTTCGAGCAGCCGCTGCCGCGCGGCTGA
- a CDS encoding DUF5819 family protein produces the protein MAADEDGSGDPVPGRAWSRPAQVVLVAAGTALVTSTAVFLGLVFLSVAPSNSLSQRYQGQVDGLVYPEFEQNWKLFAPDPLQQNISVDARLRSAAGDGAWIGLTAQDIAAIRGNPVPSHVDQNLLRRAWDFYDSTHGSDESPIGQRGALAQEYLKRIALQRLGPTLDGAPVTGVELRAVTTAVAPPPWSTQRWSTAPQYRELPWWPVSVADYRGLS, from the coding sequence ATGGCGGCGGACGAGGACGGGTCCGGCGACCCGGTGCCCGGACGCGCCTGGTCGCGCCCCGCGCAGGTGGTGCTGGTGGCCGCGGGGACGGCGCTGGTGACCAGCACCGCGGTCTTCCTCGGCCTGGTCTTCCTGAGCGTGGCGCCGTCCAACTCGCTCTCGCAGCGGTACCAGGGGCAGGTCGACGGGCTGGTCTACCCCGAGTTCGAGCAGAACTGGAAGCTCTTCGCGCCCGATCCGCTGCAGCAGAACATCAGCGTCGACGCCCGGCTGCGCAGCGCCGCGGGCGACGGCGCCTGGATCGGTCTGACCGCCCAGGACATCGCCGCGATCCGCGGCAACCCGGTGCCCAGCCACGTGGACCAGAACCTGCTGCGCCGGGCCTGGGACTTCTACGACAGCACGCACGGCTCGGACGAGAGCCCGATCGGCCAGCGCGGCGCGCTGGCCCAGGAGTACCTCAAGCGGATCGCGCTGCAGCGGCTCGGTCCGACCCTGGACGGCGCCCCGGTGACCGGCGTCGAGCTGCGCGCGGTGACCACGGCGGTGGCGCCGCCGCCGTGGAGCACCCAGCGCTGGTCGACCGCGCCGCAGTACCGGGAGCTGCCCTGGTGGCCGGTGAGCGTGGCGGACTACCGGGGGCTGTCGTGA
- a CDS encoding phosphatidylglycerol lysyltransferase domain-containing protein, producing the protein MRRSGVLARLRPYAAAGTVWYLRLIALVNLVAVVLTPFRDTVRHHSEGQYFTTYLMTAGLASAVLSIFLAVAMRRRKRAAWIFNFVLGGFFFLLYVLALSIPGTDHYSEHPFNYVSTVLTGLFMLCLVVGRKEFTSKGDRSNPLTAVATFVGGLVLGGVVGAVLVGFFNRLSGADFGDEFGYAVARMVTVTPSDRVLDMIDVPNWLNAFINAMGAVLFLLVLYVAFRSPRGKELLNPADEEKLRALLEKQGERDSLGYFALRRDKAVIFSPTGKAAVTYRVIGGVSLASGDPIGDPEAWPGAIDAWLAEAREHAWAPAVMGASEEAGVIYARHGLDALELGDEAIVELDEFSLDGRAMRVVRQAYNRVKRAGYTVRVRRHEDIPEAEMAELLDKADRWRDGQTERGFSMALGRLGDPADGRCVMLECYDGQGEPRALLSFVPWGPNGLSLDLMRRDRETENGLIEFMVIELLEKGAGELDLKRVSLNFAMFRSVFERGSRLGAGPVLRLWRAVLGFFSRWWQIESLYRANAKYRPIWEPRYLLFEKSSEIPRIGIASARAEGFITAPSLPSLFRRRHTRSAATGAGPALPTAEGDGKG; encoded by the coding sequence GTGCGCCGGTCCGGGGTCCTTGCCCGGCTGCGCCCGTACGCCGCCGCCGGGACGGTCTGGTACCTGCGGCTGATCGCGCTGGTCAACCTGGTGGCGGTGGTGCTGACGCCGTTCCGCGACACGGTGCGCCACCACTCCGAGGGCCAGTACTTCACCACCTACCTGATGACGGCGGGCCTGGCCAGCGCGGTGCTGTCGATCTTCCTCGCGGTGGCGATGCGCCGCCGCAAGCGGGCGGCCTGGATCTTCAACTTCGTGCTGGGCGGGTTCTTCTTCCTGCTCTACGTGCTCGCGCTCAGCATCCCGGGCACCGACCACTACAGCGAGCACCCCTTCAACTACGTCTCCACCGTGCTGACCGGCCTGTTCATGCTCTGCCTGGTGGTCGGGCGCAAGGAGTTCACCTCCAAGGGCGACCGGTCCAACCCGCTGACGGCGGTGGCCACCTTCGTCGGCGGGCTGGTGCTGGGCGGCGTGGTCGGGGCGGTCCTGGTCGGCTTCTTCAACCGGCTCTCCGGCGCGGACTTCGGCGACGAGTTCGGCTACGCGGTGGCCCGGATGGTCACGGTGACGCCCTCGGACCGGGTGCTGGACATGATCGACGTCCCCAACTGGTTGAACGCCTTCATCAACGCGATGGGCGCGGTGCTCTTCCTGCTGGTGCTCTACGTCGCCTTCCGCAGCCCGCGCGGCAAGGAACTGCTCAACCCCGCGGACGAGGAGAAGCTGCGCGCCCTGCTGGAGAAGCAGGGCGAGCGGGACTCGCTGGGCTACTTCGCGCTGCGCCGGGACAAGGCGGTGATCTTCTCGCCGACCGGCAAGGCGGCGGTCACCTACCGGGTGATCGGCGGGGTCTCGCTGGCCTCGGGCGACCCGATCGGCGACCCGGAGGCCTGGCCGGGCGCGATCGACGCCTGGCTCGCCGAGGCCCGCGAGCACGCCTGGGCGCCGGCCGTGATGGGCGCCTCCGAGGAGGCCGGGGTGATCTACGCCCGGCACGGCCTGGACGCCCTGGAGCTGGGCGACGAGGCGATCGTCGAGCTGGACGAGTTCTCGCTGGACGGCCGGGCGATGCGGGTGGTCCGACAGGCCTACAACCGGGTCAAGCGGGCCGGCTACACGGTGCGGGTGCGGCGGCACGAGGACATCCCCGAGGCCGAGATGGCCGAGCTGCTCGACAAGGCCGACCGCTGGCGCGACGGGCAGACCGAGCGCGGCTTCTCGATGGCGCTGGGCCGGCTCGGCGACCCGGCCGACGGGCGCTGCGTGATGCTGGAGTGCTACGACGGCCAGGGTGAGCCGCGGGCGCTGCTGAGCTTCGTGCCCTGGGGCCCCAACGGGCTCTCGCTCGACCTGATGCGCCGGGACCGGGAGACCGAGAACGGCCTGATCGAGTTCATGGTGATCGAGCTGCTGGAGAAGGGCGCCGGCGAGCTCGACCTGAAGCGGGTCTCGCTGAACTTCGCCATGTTCCGCTCGGTCTTCGAGCGCGGCTCGCGCCTGGGGGCCGGGCCGGTGCTGCGGCTGTGGCGCGCGGTGCTGGGCTTCTTCTCCCGCTGGTGGCAGATCGAGTCGCTGTACCGGGCCAACGCGAAGTACCGGCCGATCTGGGAGCCGCGCTACCTGCTCTTCGAGAAGAGCAGCGAGATCCCGCGGATCGGGATCGCCAGTGCTCGGGCCGAGGGCTTCATCACCGCACCGAGCCTCCCCTCGCTCTTCCGTCGCCGGCACACCCGGTCCGCCGCCACCGGCGCGGGCCCGGCGCTGCCCACGGCGGAAGGCGACGGGAAGGGGTGA
- a CDS encoding FUSC family protein has translation MPWIAALRHTGRAALRFERALGDPYRAARGALAVALVLFPVLAIGGPRPATSAAMGAFIAGTATFQRSFRPRPSLALAAGLGLGVSTFLGYLAVSVPGLFPVLLAVWAFGAGLAWSLGPSAGVVATNTLTVMLVVVQLPVSVPTAVAHALLCALGGGVQALVITLWPVKTWGAQRDALADAYASLADYARRLRYDPHAFIDPAPLMTARHAAALTPWQRRRRPPELGGLRGLAERIRPTLAAIADPEIGAAAEGPERDRARELLAGAAQVLDALARAIRTGEPASWSATAPAALTAPLQPVLHGPALRAAHRLTTLLGRAFGALDRDADSTLETPVPGPGGSLLRPGLARMVPVAVRTARHQLRARSPVLHHAVRLSGVVTAAYVLARLTGLHHSYWAAMTAAMVIRPDFVQTYSRGIARVAGTVVGVLLATGVVELFDPADRVACALAVLCIFGAYLTLRTGYAVMTTCISAYVVFLLGLEPGAPLETARERILMTLLGGAVALLGYALFPTWETARLPERTAEWIAAVGRYAAAVLVGYGDPAGREPGAVRGALLDTREARAEFLQARELAAAEPVRHGAHSPQLSRRQLGRAREALGLLSRVTLLMEAHLPDRQGEPVPGALAFGRLLADATAAAGAGVLTGTAADFTAVREAQRAFEESLGDAPGPAGQLAVVRSGSRLLVQALGELERALRPSAGGAAEVPAAGLPVEEAHADRGGQVEAGDQRAHRDGQ, from the coding sequence ATGCCCTGGATCGCCGCGCTGCGCCACACCGGGCGCGCGGCCCTGCGCTTCGAGCGGGCGCTGGGCGACCCCTACCGGGCGGCGCGCGGGGCGCTCGCGGTGGCGCTGGTGCTCTTCCCGGTGCTGGCGATCGGCGGGCCGCGGCCGGCCACCTCGGCCGCGATGGGCGCCTTCATCGCGGGCACCGCGACCTTCCAGCGCAGCTTCCGGCCGCGCCCCTCGCTGGCGCTGGCCGCGGGCCTGGGCCTGGGCGTCAGCACCTTCCTCGGCTACCTCGCGGTCTCGGTGCCCGGCCTCTTCCCGGTGCTGCTCGCCGTCTGGGCCTTCGGGGCCGGCCTGGCCTGGTCGCTCGGCCCGAGCGCGGGGGTGGTGGCCACCAACACGCTGACCGTGATGCTGGTGGTGGTGCAGCTGCCGGTCAGCGTGCCGACCGCCGTCGCGCACGCGCTGCTCTGCGCGCTCGGCGGCGGGGTCCAGGCGCTGGTGATCACCCTCTGGCCGGTCAAGACCTGGGGCGCGCAGCGCGACGCGTTGGCCGACGCGTACGCCTCGTTGGCCGACTACGCCCGCCGGCTGCGCTACGACCCGCACGCCTTCATCGACCCGGCCCCGCTGATGACCGCCCGGCACGCCGCCGCCCTGACGCCCTGGCAGCGGCGCCGCCGACCGCCCGAACTGGGCGGCCTGCGCGGCCTGGCCGAGCGGATCCGTCCCACCCTGGCCGCGATCGCCGACCCCGAGATCGGCGCGGCCGCCGAGGGCCCCGAGCGGGACCGGGCCAGGGAGCTGCTGGCCGGAGCCGCCCAGGTGCTGGACGCGCTGGCCCGGGCGATCCGCACCGGCGAGCCGGCCTCCTGGTCGGCCACCGCGCCCGCCGCGCTGACCGCCCCGCTGCAGCCGGTGCTGCACGGTCCGGCGCTGCGCGCGGCCCACCGGCTCACCACCCTGCTCGGCCGGGCCTTCGGCGCCCTGGACCGCGACGCCGACTCCACCCTGGAGACGCCGGTGCCCGGGCCCGGCGGCTCGCTGCTGCGCCCGGGCCTGGCCCGGATGGTGCCGGTGGCCGTGCGCACCGCCCGCCACCAGCTGCGGGCCCGCTCGCCGGTGCTGCACCACGCGGTGCGGCTCTCCGGGGTGGTCACCGCGGCGTACGTGCTGGCCCGGCTGACCGGCCTGCACCACAGCTACTGGGCGGCGATGACCGCCGCGATGGTGATCCGGCCCGACTTCGTGCAGACCTACAGCCGGGGCATCGCGCGGGTGGCGGGCACCGTGGTCGGGGTGCTGCTGGCCACCGGCGTGGTGGAGCTCTTCGACCCCGCCGACCGGGTGGCCTGCGCACTGGCCGTGCTCTGCATCTTCGGGGCCTACCTGACCCTGCGGACCGGCTACGCGGTGATGACCACCTGCATCTCCGCCTACGTGGTCTTCCTGCTCGGCCTGGAGCCCGGCGCGCCGCTGGAGACGGCACGGGAGCGGATCCTGATGACCCTGCTGGGCGGCGCCGTGGCACTGCTCGGCTACGCCCTCTTCCCGACCTGGGAGACCGCCAGGCTGCCGGAGCGGACCGCGGAGTGGATCGCCGCCGTGGGCCGGTACGCGGCCGCGGTGCTGGTCGGCTACGGCGATCCGGCCGGCCGCGAGCCGGGTGCCGTGCGTGGTGCGCTGCTGGACACGCGTGAGGCCAGGGCGGAGTTCCTGCAGGCGCGCGAGCTGGCCGCCGCCGAGCCGGTGCGGCACGGGGCGCACTCGCCGCAGCTGAGCCGCCGGCAGCTGGGGCGGGCCAGGGAGGCGCTCGGCCTCCTCTCCAGGGTCACCCTGCTGATGGAGGCCCACCTGCCGGACCGCCAGGGCGAGCCGGTGCCCGGGGCCCTCGCCTTCGGCCGGCTGCTGGCCGACGCGACCGCGGCCGCCGGGGCGGGGGTGCTGACCGGGACGGCGGCCGACTTCACGGCGGTGCGGGAGGCGCAGCGGGCCTTCGAGGAGAGTCTGGGCGACGCGCCGGGACCGGCCGGGCAACTCGCGGTGGTGCGGTCGGGCAGCCGGCTGCTGGTGCAGGCGCTCGGCGAGCTGGAGCGGGCGCTGCGGCCCTCAGCGGGCGGTGCCGCCGAAGTTCCGGCTGCGGGACTGCCAGTGGAAGAGGCCCATGCCGACCGAGGTGGCCAGGTTGAAGCTGGAGACCAGCGGGCGCATCGGGATGGCCAGTAG
- a CDS encoding HTTM domain-containing protein, translated as MTGQPETGQPETGRPEAEWPGTALPGTARPEPEREVEGRPAGIPRQSGPSRQESASVPQPPPLPPRPAPRPGGGLGAELRRTVLAGCTAFAARPLARHQAAVVRVGFALVFTLQLLREWPNRRVLYGDRSPWSQGLARDLLGETHAFTVLVWRDEGWWFEGCYLLAILAGVLMLLGWRTRFSSVLFLVAVLSVQNRDILVGDGGDNIVHLMAIYLAFTRCSEVWSLDARRRARGGGDGRPRIDAVGVLLWALCGALLTAAQLTGHLTWRGAGWPYVGWSVLFWLLWAVAALWWLLGRRWPDGEVRAVLDALATMLHHCAMTVIAAQVVLVYSTAGWYKVQGSRWQDGSALYYPLHLDYFTPWPGLSALLGGSAVLVFLFSYGTVLVQVAFPFTLVNRRVKNVLLAVMITEHLAIAVLLGLPIFSLAMVAADAVFLPTGALLRVAGWLRPVRPVRPVRSAAGRRRVAP; from the coding sequence GTGACCGGGCAGCCGGAGACCGGGCAGCCCGAGACGGGGCGGCCGGAGGCAGAGTGGCCCGGGACGGCGCTGCCCGGGACGGCGCGGCCTGAGCCGGAACGGGAAGTCGAGGGGCGCCCGGCCGGCATCCCGCGGCAGAGCGGTCCCTCGCGCCAGGAGTCGGCGTCCGTCCCGCAGCCCCCGCCACTGCCGCCGCGCCCCGCCCCGCGCCCGGGCGGGGGCCTGGGCGCGGAGCTGCGCCGGACCGTGCTGGCCGGCTGCACCGCCTTCGCCGCCCGGCCGCTGGCCCGCCACCAGGCGGCCGTGGTGCGGGTCGGCTTCGCGCTGGTCTTCACCCTGCAGCTGCTGCGCGAGTGGCCCAACCGCCGGGTGCTGTACGGCGACCGCTCGCCGTGGAGCCAGGGGCTGGCCCGCGACCTGCTCGGCGAGACGCACGCCTTCACCGTGCTGGTCTGGCGGGACGAGGGCTGGTGGTTCGAGGGCTGCTACCTGCTGGCGATCCTGGCCGGGGTGCTGATGCTGCTCGGCTGGCGGACCAGGTTCAGCTCGGTGCTCTTCCTGGTGGCCGTGCTCTCGGTGCAGAACCGCGACATCCTGGTCGGCGACGGCGGCGACAACATCGTCCACCTGATGGCGATCTACCTGGCCTTCACCCGGTGCTCCGAGGTCTGGTCGCTGGACGCCCGGCGGCGGGCCAGGGGTGGTGGCGACGGCCGGCCGCGGATCGACGCGGTCGGGGTGCTGCTCTGGGCGCTCTGCGGCGCGCTGCTGACGGCGGCCCAGCTGACCGGCCACCTGACCTGGCGGGGTGCCGGCTGGCCCTACGTCGGCTGGTCGGTGCTGTTCTGGCTTCTCTGGGCGGTCGCGGCGCTGTGGTGGCTGCTCGGGCGCCGGTGGCCCGACGGCGAGGTGCGCGCGGTGCTGGACGCGCTGGCCACCATGCTGCACCACTGCGCGATGACGGTGATCGCGGCGCAGGTGGTGCTGGTCTACTCGACGGCCGGCTGGTACAAGGTGCAGGGCTCGCGGTGGCAGGACGGCAGTGCCCTCTACTACCCGCTGCACCTGGACTACTTCACCCCCTGGCCGGGGCTGTCCGCGCTGCTCGGCGGGAGCGCGGTGCTGGTCTTCCTGTTCTCGTACGGCACCGTGCTGGTGCAGGTCGCCTTCCCGTTCACGTTGGTCAACCGGCGGGTGAAGAACGTGCTGCTGGCCGTGATGATCACCGAGCACCTGGCGATCGCGGTGCTGCTCGGCCTGCCGATCTTCTCGTTGGCGATGGTCGCGGCGGACGCGGTCTTCCTGCCCACCGGGGCGCTGCTCCGGGTCGCCGGATGGCTCCGCCCGGTCCGCCCGGTCCGCCCGGTCCGCTCGGCCGCTGGTCGGCGGCGGGTGGCGCCCTAG